From a region of the Drosophila mauritiana strain mau12 chromosome 4, ASM438214v1, whole genome shotgun sequence genome:
- the LOC117146302 gene encoding protein yellow isoform X2, which translates to MIKKCKFYKPNRDFVPKNNLPLGIDVHNNRLFVTTPRWKNGVPASLGTLPFPPKESSPAIKPYPNWEAHGNPNNPDCSKLMSVYRTAVDRCNRIWLIDSGIVNATINLNQICPPKIVVYDLKSDELIVRYNLEASHVKQDSLHSNIVVDIGEDCDDAHAIVSDVWRFGLVVYSLSKNRSWRVTNYNFYPDPVASDFNVYGLNFQWLDGVFGMSIYYNREIMERVLYFHPMASFKEFMVPINLLLNESVWQTNTQEYAKYFIPIGDRGYNSQSSTTGVTRNGIMFFTQVHQDDIGCWDTSKPYTRAHLGKFHNLENSNLIQFPNDLKVDKEKDQNVWLISNRLPIFLYSNLDYGEVNFRILKANVNKIIRNSVCNPDNNYNNTSKSAFVLIEEGQCY; encoded by the exons AGACTTTGtaccaaaaaataatttacCTTTAGGCATTGATGTCCATAATAACCGCCTGTTTGTGACAACTCCCCGTTGGAAGAATGGTGTGCCTGCCAGCTTAGGTACACTGCCGTTTCCTCCAAAAGAGTCAAGCCCGGCAATAAAGCCGTATCCGAACTGGGAGGCTCATGGAAATCCAAACAATCCTGACTGCTCAAAACTAATGTCAGTTTATCGAACAGCTGTTGATAGGTGTAATCGAATTTGGCTAATTGACTCTGGAATTGTCAATGCTACAATAAACTTAAATCAGATCTGCCCACCAAAAATTGTTGTGTATGATCTTAAAAGTGACGAACTGATTGTTCGATACAATTTGGAAGCCTCTCATGTGAAACAAGATTCGTTGCACTCCAATATTGTTGTGGATATTGGAGAAGATTGCGATGATGCGCATGCTATCGTATCGGATGTATGGAGATTTGGTCTTGTTGTTTACAGCCTATCAAAAAACCGAAGCTGGCGCGTGACCAACTATAACTTTTATCCGGATCCCGTTGCTTCGGATTTTAATGTTTACGGATTAAATTTTCAATGGCTGGATGGTGTTTTTGGAATGAGTATATATTACAATAGGGAAATAATGGAACGCGTTCTTTATTTTCATCCAATGGCAAGTTTCAAG GAGTTCATGGTGCCTATTAATCTCTTGCTAAACGAATCTGTGTGGCAAACGAATACTCAAGAGTACGCCAAGTACTTCATACCAATTGGAGACCGCGGATATAATTCTCAATCATCTACAACAGGAGTTACAAGGAATGGCATAATGTTTTTTACACAAGTTCATCAAGATGATATTGGATGCTGGGATACATCGAAACCATACACTCGAGCACATTTGggaaaatttcataatttggAAAACTCAAATCTTATTCAATTTCCAAACGATTTAAAAGTAGACAAAGAAAAAGATCAAAATGTATGGCTTATAAGTAACCGACTACCAATTTTTCTATACAGCAATCTCGATTATGGAGAAGTcaattttcgaattttaaaGGCGAATGTAAATAAGATTATTCGCAATAGTGTTTGCAATCCggataataattataataatacatCAAAATCAGCTTTTGTGTTAATAGAAGAAGGACAATGTTATTGA